TTTCATCGTATTATATACTACGATAGGATAACCACTATTGGGCGGAAAGGGGACTCTGTTGCTAAGTATAAGTGTTTTCAATAAGGTGAAAATACGAATTATCCGGCATTATCTGTAACGAGAATTATTTCAGGATCACTTATTGCAAAAGTTTTACGGTGGTATGGTGTAAGCCCGTGAAGCAAGGCTGCAGAGCGATGTACTTTAGTCGGATAACCTTTATTTTGCTGCCACTGATAAACAGGAAATTCAGCAGAAAGGTTGTCCATATATTCATCACGATGCGTTTTTGCCAGTATAGAGGCGGCAGCAATATTCAGATATTTACCATCTCCTTTTACAATGCAGCTATGCGGGATATCCGGATATGTTTTAAAACGGTTTCCATCAATACTTAAATATTCTGGTTTAACCTTCAGCTGTTCAATTGCTCTGTGCATAGCCAGAAATGAAGCATTCAGAATATTAATCTCGTCTATTTCATGGTTATCCACTGATGCAACAGCCCAGGCTACTGCTTCCTTTTCGATAATAAATCTTAAAGCTACCCGCTGTTTATGTGTGAGTTTTTTCGAGTCGTTCAGTTCTCCTGCATTAAAATCCAAAGGCAGAATTACCGCTGCTGCATAAACAGGTCCGGCTAAACAACCTCTGCCGGCTTCATCGCAGCCTGCTTCTAAAAATTCTTGTTGAAAACAGTTTAATAACATATGTGCCAAAGTTAAAGGAATTTTACACCAATGTCCCCGGAGATTTCACTTTAAAAGCATCACTCAGACCTATTGCCATTAAATTAAAAGCATACACTGTCAGCATGATTGCCATTCCGGGTAAAATAGCCAGGTATGCTGCGTCCATAACAATATATCCGTAGTTTTCTTTAATCATCCCTCCCCAGCTCGGCATGGGCGGCTGAGCACCAAAACCCAGAAAACTCAGTCCGGTTTCAAGCAGGATAGCGGAAGCAAAATTGGCCGAAGCAATTACCAGCACCGGGCCGGCAATATTAGGCAGGATGTGCCGGGTAAGAATACGGAAGGTTGGAAAACCCAGGGCCCGTGCTGCCTCTACAAATTCAGCCTCTTTCAATGCAATCACCTGTCCTCTGACTAACCTCGATACATCCACCCAGGTGGATAAACCTACGGCAATAAATATCTGCCAGAAACCTTTTCCCAGGGCAAAAGAGATAGCAATGACCAGTAAAAGTGAAGGCAGTGACCAGATTACATTCATTAGCCAGCTGATGACCGAATCTGTCATCCCGCCAAAATAACCTGCCAGAGCCCCAAGACTCAGGCCTATACTCATTGAAATCAATACAGCCAGTAAACCCACAGACAAAGAGACACGAATCCCCAGAATCAACCGGCTTAACAGGTCTCTTCCATAACCGTCTGTACCCAGCCAGAAGGTCTGCTGATAAATATGTTCCTGAAGATATTTATGGTGATCAGCAGGAAGCGGAATACTGCTTTCTGCGGCCTCTTCATCATCTCCAATATATTCTTTGATGAATAATTGATTACCTGCGATCCTGTAGCCTGTAATTGGAATACTTTTAAATTCAGCTTCCTGTCCGTAGAGCATTTTTTCCAGGAAGTTCACCTTTTTAAATTCAGGATTATGACTGATCACTAAAAACCGGAATGACCTGCCGGGCTTTTTATTGCTCAATTGCAAGTGCATGGTATTAGCCATTGGCGTCTGATCTGGTGTAATCAGATAACCCAGTATCCCCATGAGCAATAACAGCAGAATAAATATTAATCCTCCAACAGCAGATTTATTTCTCCTGAACCTGGCCCAGATTCTCTGCGCCGGACTATGAAGGTCTTTAGAATTCATCTGCTATAGTTCATTATTTAACCATTCTGCCTTTCCAGTTATACTTACCTGAGTTACCTGCAATACCAATATAAATGATATAAAGAATATGGAGTACATTAAGCACCGGAAGTAAAGCCATCAGGCTTCTTCTTTTCGCAAATTTCGTCACATCCAGCAGGAATATAAATTCTACAATTATTTTTAAAAGTAACTGAATGAGGGCGATCTTAAGGAAGCCGATAAAAAATAGTCCGACCAGCAGATTCAACAAAATACTTACGTTGAAGAACCAGATAAATACACCCAGCACAATTATAGATTTATTTTTATAACGTGTACTTTTTGAAGCCCAGCGTTTACGCTGCTGCAGAAACTCTCCCAGATTAGGTTTGGCATGAGTATATACCACGGCATCAGCACTTCTCAGAAAACCAATACGATTGTCATAACGGGCTGCAATTTTATGCAGTAATAACTCATCATCTCCTGAAGCCAGGTCATCTATACCCTGAAAACCACCAACCTCATAAAAAGCGGCCTTTTCATAAGCTAAGTTAGCACCATTACAGGTAGAAGGTTTTTTATTCCCGATTGTGGAAGCACCCAAACCAATCAGATAAAGGAATTCCAGTGACTGAGCTCTTTCAAAGAAACTTTTCTCTTCATCATAGGCCACAGGCGATGAGATCATTTTATATTGCTTCTCTTCATAAAAAGCGATAATCGTTTTAAGCCAGCTGGTACCCATACGGCAATCCGCATCGGTAGTAATGATCAGATCACCAGTGGATTGTCCAATTGCAGTCTGTATAGCTTTTTTCTTATACGAATTTAAAGCCCGGTCTTCTTTCAGAGAGATCAGCTTTACACCTGATGAGGCATATGATCTGATAATTTCAGCAGTACTATCTGTAGAGTGATCATCAATAAATATGATTTCCGTCAATGCTTTATTATAATCCTGTGCAAGCAGTGCTTCAATAGTCCTGTGGATATTATCAGCCTCATTACGGGCTGCAACAATAATAGATACAGCTGTTGAACCTGTAGTCTGCTTATACTTAAATGGTATCAATTTATGCCAGCCTCTGATAAATCCGGCAACAACAAGGAGATATATAAGGGTTAAAAATGCAGATAGATAACTAACGACGATTAAGATTTCCAAAAAAATTTAATTTAAAAACAAAATATGAACCTAATATAGCAGGAATAATAATATTAATAAGCCAGATACTTGCGGTGCAAGCAATCACAGCAACATCCTGTCTGGTTACAAAGCTAAAAAAATAAGACGCAGTTGCGCTTCTTATCCCAATATCAAATAAATCCAGAGAAGGCAGTGTAGACTGTACAAAAAACAGAATACAAACCATCATCAGGATATCCAGATAATGAATATCGGCTATCAGCCAGAAAAACATAATGAAATACTGTGTACTGAACACGACATAACGTGCCATACAAAACATCAGTATCTGAAAAAGTTCTTTTTTCTGATAGCGCCCGAGAATACTATAAAACTTCTTATACTTCCTGGTAAAACGCATAGATAGCAACAAACCGTTTAACCACCGGATATTAAAAAAGAAGGTTACGAAAAACAGACAAAACATCACCGCCAGTGTAATGATGGCATAATTGAGTCTGTAGTCCAGATGAAGAAAACGGAGGATAAAAACACATAATGCAATTGCGCCAAAAATATTGGTCAGCACCATCTGCCCGATATTACCTACTGCCATGGCAACTACCCCGATAATTCTCCGTTTCGGAGAGAGGAAAAATACCCGGCCACCATATTCGCCCAATCTGTTTGGCGTAAAAATAGCCAGTGTTAAACCACAGAAAACAGATTCAATGGATTGCCATAAACTTAGTTTTTCAATCTTTCTGAGCAGTCGTTTCCATTTGAGGGCTTCAAGTCCCCAGTTAACCAGCATCAGTACCAGCACCAATGAAATTACTGCAATAATTTCTGTCTGTGGTATAGTGGAGATAATCTGTCTGAAGCTTTCAAGATTAGCATTTGAAGTAAGTTTATGATAGATGAACCAGAATGCAAAAGCAACTATTGCTACTTTTATAGCATAGGAAAATATACGTTTATAGTCAGATCTCAAATTATCGTTTCTTTTATATTGTGCAAATATGCTTAATATTGTTCTATGTTGGCTGAAAAAAAGGAGAGGGTAATCATGGGCATCGACCCTGGAACTGCGGTGATGGGTTATGGTGTAATTTTAGAAAAAGGGAGCAAGATAGAACTGATTGCTATGGGTGTGGTAAAGATGGGCCATCTGGATGATCATTTTTTAAAACTACAACGTATTTTTGCTAAGACTGTTGCCCTGGTTGAACAATACAAACCAGATGTCATGGCACTGGAAGCACCATTTTACGGAAAGAATATACAGGTGATGCTGAAATTGGGCAGAGCCCAGGGAATCTGCATGGCAGCTGCCCTATCGAGAGATGTTCCGATTACAGAATATGCCCCGCGAAAAATCAAACAATCTATTACAGGTAACGGAAGTGCCGGAAAAGAACAGGTGGCTGCAATGCTGCAGAGACTGCTGAATTTTAAAGAGACTCCTGAGTTTTTAGATGCAACAGATGGATTGGCTGTTGCAGTCTGTCACTCCTTTCAGCGGGTATCCACAACTGGCAGCGGAAAATCTTATTCAGGATGGGATGCATTTGCAAAAGACAATCAGAAAAGAGTGAAATAATGGTACATTTGGTTTTAATTTAATGAATTTTGGATAATAATATATCAAAACTAACCTTATTAAACCCCGGTAAACTACGTACCTTATTATCGCTGGGTTTTAAAGGATATTTAGCAGAAAATGGCTGGTTTAAGGCTCGTGAAACAAAATCATCTGTAGATCAGCATGGCAATCCTATTCCATGGGTGACTTATTCTTTTATAGATTTCATCAAAGACAGGATCAGTAATCAGCATGACATTTTTGAATTTGGCTGCGGAAACTCAACGCTGTTCTATGCAAAAAATGCCCGGTCAGTAACTGCTGTGGAGCATGATAAAGCATGGTATGAAAGAAATGCCAATATCAAAATACCTAATGTAAAAATGATTTATTGCGAGCTGGTACGTGGCGGAGCCTATTCAAAAAGTGCCGTTACCACAAACAAAAAATTTAATATCATTATTGTAGATGGCAGGGATCGTGTAAATTGCTGTAAGGAGTCTGTGAATTCCCTGACTGAGGATGGCGTTATCGTACTGGATAACTCAGAACGTCCGGATTATGCCGAAGCTTTCACTTTTCTGAAAGAAAAAGGTTTTAAGCATCTGCCTTTTTCAGGAATGAGTCCCGGAGTAACAACTTCAAATTGCACCTCTGTATTTTACAAAAGCAATAACTGTTTAGGGATATAACATCTTTTCAACCTGCAGCTGGTCTGCTGCATATACCCATAAAAAAGCCTTCTGCAACATCAGTTACAGAAGGCTTTTTCATTATATTTTCTGGAATTATGAGCCTAGGATTTTGAATACTGCTTTGCAGCAAATAAATGAACCAAGGAATAATATGATCCATGATACCAGAGATAAAGTAGTTGAGTCAAATGCGAAACGCAGATAAACCCCTAACATACACACAACGATACCCGCAACCAATAATTTATATATTGATGTCTGATTTGCATTTTGCATGCTTTTAGTATTGTGTTTTGGCGTTTGCTCCATTTTTTTATTTTTTAATTCTGCTGCAAAATTAATATTATTCCAACAAAAAAGGCATTTTCAACTAAGAATTTATCGAATAAAATTCAAACAGACTTCCAGAGGGTGTCTGAACTAAGCTGTTCGAATTATTTATCTCCTTTTAATAGCTTTTCAACCCCTCAATTCGTTGTTTTGATCTTTCAGTTTCACTCAGATGTCCGCCTTTATAAAGCAGTTTTTCCCAGTCTCCATACATCGGATTAGGCAGTACAATGAAGTGATTGCCAAATTCTTGCTGCGCTTTATCCACTTCTTCCTTTGTGTTTTTTCCTTCTCTGTAAAAGACATTGGAAAAGTCACTGAGGTTATCGCCGCAAAGCAGCAGGATATTATACTGACCCAGTACCTTTTGTCTGCGTGCTTCCTTATCAGAAGTACCCTGTTTAACCATTAAATGAGCGTCATCAGCATAAGGAAATCCTAAACGCTGTAAATTGGTTAATGTTGCTTTATAATCTGCCTGATCGCGGTTAGTGATATAAAAAGTCTCTACCTGTTGTGATTGTGCATATTTCAGAAAGCCCAGAGCACCAGGTACAGTATCAGCTGCTGCTTTACCAGTCCATTCCGACCAGTCTTTAGCTGCATAACTTAGACCTTTCTGTATTTCATGTCCCTGAAACGGTGAATTGTCTAAAACTGTTTCATCGATATCAACTACTACACAACTCGGTTTTGTTGTATCAGCGCCTTTTAAACGTTCCTGCAAAGAGAGTTTAGCGAAGTTATAAGCCTGAAAAGACAGCGCCCTGTACTCTCCGGAATGCTGCTGCCATGCCACGGCAATGGTATAATCTTTGGCTGCTTCAGCAGTCGGGTTGGTTTGTGCAATCAGACCGAAAGGAAGTATAAGCGCCAATACGACCGGAAAAAAGAATTTTGTCATGATGAAATATTTGCGCAAAAATAATTATTCAGAAGACTTGAAAAGTTGTTTATATGTAAAAAGGCCGTTATCAAATGATAACGGCCTTTTCTTTATTGATTTTACGGGGATGATTATCCGTTCAGTGCTGCAGCACCACTTACAATCTCTGTAAGCTCTGTAGTAATTGCAGCCTGACGTGCCTGGTTGTATGAAAGTTTTAAAGCTTTCAGCAGGTCGCCCGCATTTTCTGTTGCTTTATCCATTGAAGTCATCCTTGCTCCGTGTTCTGAAGCATGAGAATCCAATACTGCTTTGAATAACTGAATCTTGATCGACTTAGGAATTAATTCTTTTACAATTTCCTCTTTTGAAGGCTCAAGAATATAATCTACCTGATGCTGACTGGTTTCTTCAGTTTTTTCGTTTTGTGGTAAAGGCAATAACTGCTCTGTAGTTACAATCTGTACAGCAGCATTCTTAAAACGGTTATAAACTAATTCCACTTTGTCATATTCACCGTTTTTAAATCCGGCCATGATAGTGTCAGTAATTTTAGTTACGTTTTCAAATGTCAATGCAGCATAAACTTCATTATTGTTTCCAATAACGTTGTAACCTCTCTTCTCGTAAAAGTCCTGAGATTTTTTACCGATAGCTACGATACTTACATTACCATTTTTATACTGCTCACTGTATTTCTCAGCAATCAGGTTATTTGTTGCCTTAATTACATTCATATTGAATGCACCAGCTAAACCACGGTTTGAAGATACCACCACAATTAACACCTTGTTAGGCTCGCGTTCTTCAATATATGGTGATGAAGATCCTTCCAGGTTGGCAGAAAGATTCCCTAAGATCTCTTTTAGCTTCGTAGCATACGGACGTAACTGTATAATAGCATTAGTTGCACGCTTCAGCTTAGCTGCCGAAACCATTTTCATGGCTTTGGTGATCTGCTGTGTAGACTGCACTGATGATATACGAATTCTTACTTCTTTTAAATTAGCCATTCTTTTTTAATCTTCTTTAAGCCTGCTTAAATATTAAACAGGCTCTTTTATTTTATTTAGTATTTACCTGCTAATTCTTTAGCTACAGTTTCCAATACAGATGTAATTGCATCATCCAGTTTACCAGCTTTCAAAGCAGCTAAAGTTTGTGGGTGACGTAATTCCAGTTGTTGTAAATATTCAGCTTCAAACGCTCTGATTTTATTTACAGGAACTGAACGCATCAGGTTTTTAGTACCAATATAAATGATTGCAACCTGTTTCTCTACAGTCATTGGAGAGAACTGACCTTGCTTTAATATCTCAACGTTTCTTGAACCTTTATCCAGTACAGATTTGGTTGCAGCATCTAAATCAGATCCGAATTTAGAGAAAGCCTCTAATTCACGGTATTGAGCCTGGTCTAATTTCAAAGTACCAGCTACCTTTTTCATTGATTTAATCTGTGCGTTACCACCTACACGTGATACTGAGATACCCACGTTGATCGCCGGACGTACACCTGCGTTAAACAGATTAGACTCTAAGAAGATCTGACCGTCAGTAATCGAGATTACGTTGGTTGGGATATAAGCAGAAACGTCACCAGCCTGAGTTTCGATAATAGGTAATGCAGTTAATGAACCACCACCTTTAACGATACCTTTCAGAGATTCTGGTAAATCGTTCATTGCCTGTGCGATCTCATCGTTAGAGTTGATTTTAGCAGCACGCTCTAATAAACGACTGTGCAGATAAAACACGTCTCCAGGATAAGCCTCACGTCCCGGTGGACGACGAAGTAACAGAGAAACCTCACGGTAAGCAACTGCCTGTTTAGATAAATCATCATAAACGATTAATGCAGGACGACCTGTATCACGGAAGTATTCACCAATTGCCGCACCAGAGAATGGAGCGTAAAACTGCAATGGAGCAGGATCAGCAGCTGAAGCAGAAACTACTACTGTGTAAGCCATTGCACCGTTCTCTTCAAGAGTACGAACAACGTTTGCTACAGTACTTGCTTTCTGACCACAAGCAACATATATACATAAAACAGGGTTACCTGCTTCATAAAATTCTTTCTGATTGATGATAGTATCAATACAAACAGCACTCTTACCTGTCTGACGATCACCAATAACCAGCTCACGCTGACCACGACCGATCGGAATCATTGCATCAATAGCTTTGATACCTGTCTGAAGAGGCTCATTAACCGGCTGACGATAGATTACTCCAGGAGCTTTACGTTCGATTGGCATCTCGTAAGTCTGACCAATGATTGGTCCCTTACCGTCGATAGGTTCACCTAATGTATTTACTACACGGCCTAACATACCTTCACCAACTTTAATAGAGGCAATTTTTTTAGTACGTTTAATTGTATCGCCTTCTTTGATAGTGCTTGACGGGCCTAATAAAACCACACCAACATTATCTTCTTCAAGGTTTAAAACAATACCCTGCAAGCCGTTTTCAAATTCAACTAGCTCGCCTGATTGAACTTTAGTCAAACCATAAACACGAGCAATACCATCACCCACTTGTAATACGGTACCAACTTCTTCAAGTTCGGCTTCTGATTTAAAGCCCGACAATTGTTGCCTGATAATTGCCGATACTTCGTCTGGTCTTACCTCTACCATAATTTTATATTATTTCTTTTGTAATTCTGTATATTGTTATCGGATCTAAACCACGCCCTGGGCCAATTCCTTTTTTAGTTTATTCAGACTACCAGCGATACTGGCATCAAATTGTTTGTCGCCTACCTTAAGGATGAAACCGCCGATTAATTTATCGCTGATTTTTTCCTCAATGTTTACCTGGTTTGCGCCTGTTTCTTTTTTAACTACATTGATAATCTCTGCTTTATTCGCATCGGTCAATGCTATTGCTGATAATACTTCGGCAGTTACAATACCTTTCAAGGTATTATATTGTCTGATGAATGCTTTGGTAGTATCAAATAAAATAGCAGCACGACCTTTACTGACAAGCAGTTTCAGATAAGAACTGGTAATGGCGTGAACGCTTTTACCAAAAATCCCTTCCAAAATCGACTGTTTTTTATCCAGAGGAATAACAGGGTTTTGAAGAATAGCCTCTAACACACTGTTTTGATCAATAACCTGCTCAATTTGCACCATATCATTTTTCATCTCTTCCAAAGCGTTTTGCTCTGCAGAAAGATCAATTAATGATTTAGCGTATCTTGATGCTGCTTTATTTTCTGACATGTTATTTTAATTTGTTGGCAAGGAATTAGTTCAATTCGATATCTTTCAATAAATCAGCAACGAAATCCTGCTGTTTAGCTTTATCAGCTAACTGATTGCGTAATACGCGTTCAGCGATATCAATTGACAATGAAGAAACCTGATCTTTCAATTCAGCTAATGCAGCTTTCTTTTGATTTTCAATTTCAATTCTTGCTTTTTCAATTAATTTAGCTCCTTCAACCTGTGCCTGATGCTTAGCGTCATTAACGATTGAATCTTTTAACGTTTTCGCTTCTTTCAGCATTAAGTCTCTTTCTGCACGGGCTTCTTTCATAGACTCCTCGTTCTGTGCAGCCAAGCGTACCATTTCCTGTTTCGCTAATTCAGCTTTGTTTAAAGCCTCATCGATATTATGCTCACGCTCTTTAATAGCCGCTAATACAGGTTTCCATGCAAATTTGGCTAAAACAAACATCAACAATAGAAATGCTATTGTCTGAAAAACAACTAAACCAATTTCCGGTACTAATAATTCCATCTGGGTATATATATTAAATCTTTATTTCTTAAATCATAGTATGTACTTTGCAGCAATCCTGCAAAGTACATGACCATTTTTTTTAGTTGGCAATTAATGCAACAACTACTGCGAAAAGAGCAACTGCTTCAACGAATGCAGCAGCGATTAACATCGCAGTTTGAATTTTAGAGGCTGCTTCAGGTTGACGAGCAATACCTTCCATAGCTGAACTACCGATTTTTCCGATACCTACACCTGCACCAATAGCAGCTAATCCAGCACCAATTGCAGCAATACTTCCTGTAATCATGATTATATATATTAATTGTTGTTAAAAAATTCTAATTAGTGGTGTTCTTCTATCGCCATTCCAATGAACAGCGCAGATAACATGGTAAAAATAAATGCCTGAATAAATGCAACCAGCAATTCGATTGCTCCGATGAACAATGCAAACGGAACCGATACTACGGAAACATAAACAGAGTTGAATACGAAGATCAGACCGATCAGTGATAACATCAGGATGTGACCTGCAGTAATGTTTGCAAATAAACGTATCGCAAGAGCGATAGGTTTAGTAAACACTCCAATGATCTCCACCGGTACCAGTACGATATATAACCACCATGGTACATCAGGCGTAAAGATGTGTTTCCAGTAATACTTATTACCATTGGTTACAACCAGGATTAAAGTAATAACTGACAATACTGCAGTTACAGCAATATTTCCTGTTAAGTTAGCTCCTCCCGGAAGGAATGGAACCAGACCCAGCATATTGTTGAACCAGATAAAGAAAAACACAGTTAACAGGTATGGCATAAAACGCTCATACTTGTGACCTAAATTTGGTCTTGCAATGTCATCACGTACAAAAAGGATAACCGGCTCAATCCAGGATTGTAATCCTTTCGGAGATTTTCCTTTTCTCTTTTTGTATCCGTTGGCCACATTAAGAAATACCAGCAGGATCACCACAACAGAAAGTAATAAAGTACATACGTTCTTGGTTACGGAGAAATCCAGTGGTCTTGCATTATGTGCATGATGATTGGCATCAAGCTCTACATATTCTCCTTCTGCATTCGCAGTTTCAGAAGCATAGTAAATTTTCTCATGCAATTTAACAAAACGCTGACCGGCGCGTTCTACAACTAATTTCGCTTCATCATCTCCATGAAACTCATCAGAATTAAACATAACCAAACCATTCTGTGTATACAGAATGACAGGCAGGCCGATAAAGGTATCACCGATTACATGCCAGCTATGCGAATCCGCAATGTGGTGTAAGGCGAACTTACCTAAATTGAACTTCTTCTCAGCCTCTGGTTCGGCGTGAGCGGTTGCGGTTGCTTTCGATGTGTCCTCCTGTGCATATAACAGGGGTGTTACAAAGAATAACGCTAAAAAAAGCGTAAAAACAAGGGTTAACCTATTAACTTTAAAATCAAAAACGTGGCTACAATCCATTTACTGGCAGATTTTTACTTATTATTTTGGTGGCGCAAGTTACATAACAGAGAGTATATTTCAAAGAAGCTGAACAATAAATATAAAGAAAAAAAGTTGAGCGCGAAAACCAACCCCTTTTCTTTAGTGTTCAGGCTGTAAATCAGGACAAAAGCCATAGAAAATATCATTTTCAAAACAATTGACCCCATAATAGCCATTATACCCGTCTCAGGATCCATTTTTATCCCTAAATAAGCCATTATATAAGCTATATAGGTAAGCCCGCCGGTAAACCCAAACAGCAGCCAGAACTTTTTGGCAAGTAATGGAACAGCCGGAAATAATACAGGTAAGGCAAAAGCTACCCCGGCAAGGAGCAGCGAATAGACCAGATAGTATAACGTAAACTTTAAAATACTCAAAATAATTTTTTTTGACAAAAGTATTAGAATCTGTTTGAATTCAGATGATAAATTATTTATTAATCATTTTAAAGGTTTTCGTCAGTTAAGAGAGATTATCCAGGTTAGTCCCTGTTATTCAGCTGTCTGATGATCTGATAAAGCGAAACAATCACGCCCAAAAGGCCAAGCAATGCCGTAAAGATCAGCTTTTCACTGTTCCTGTAGCCATCAATCTTATATCCGGCAAAGGCAAACACACCAATAGTGGCCAGCATCTGAAAACCAATCCCGGTATACCGGATAAAGTTTGTTGCTTTTTTATTCTTCTGCGGTTCAATCATCTTACAGGTGTATATAGGGTCTTTTAAATTTACAGGCTTACAAATCGGGTTCTTCTTATAAAAATATAACAGCTTCTTAAACCACCGCTAGTAAAAAATTAATAATTTGCATAGAAATACTGCCGAATAAAATATTTTTGCATACATTCTATCTAATTTTAAATGTTGACTCAAACTACTTATTTGAAGAATCTCCAACGCTCCGGTTTGAAATTGCTATTATTTTACCTGGGAAGCTCCTTCTTAGTGGCTTGCAGTACCCCTAAAGATACGGCAACGAGCAGAGCTATGCAAAACTTAACTGCCCGTTACAACTATATTTATAATGCCAACGTTATTCTCAATAATTATGAAGAGGAATCCTATAATTCATATATAGATAATTATAGTGATGTCCTGCCAGTCTATACCGACCCTGAGAAGTTCAGTTCAGAAACAGTTCTCCATCCGCCAGCCAATGACAGAGCACTGGATGCCATTGTCAAAAAATCAAGGGCAATCATCGCTGATAAAGCCTTTAGTAATTATATAGATGATGCCTACCTGTTGCTGGGTAAAGCCTATTATCTGAAAACCAATTATTTTGTTGCCGAAGAATACTTTGACTATACCGCCAAAACCTATACTAAAGATATCAATGTACTGGTCACTGCCCAGAACTGGAAAGCAAGAAGCCTGATGCAGCTGAACAATATGGAGGATGCAGCGATTATACTCGATACCGTTTATGATAACCTGGCGCTGATTAAGAAAAAGAGATCAGAGCCTATGGCTACCATTGCACAGTCTTATATTTACCAGAACAGATATAACGATGCCATCCCTATTCTGGAAAATGCCGTTAAAGAAAGTCCGCTGCAGCGTAACCGCATCCGCTGGACCTTTATACTTGCCCAGTTATATGAAAGACAGAAAAAATACCAGCAGGCCTTAGCCCTTTATACCAAAGTTCAAAAGAGCAACGCAGGTTTTGAATTATACTTCAATGCCAATTTAAACAAGATCAGAGTTACCGGTATCCTGAACGGCGAACATCTAAACCGGAAAAAGCAGTTGCTTGCCCTGCTCAGGGATGATAAAAACCTGGACTATCACGATCAGATCTATTATCAGATTGCTGAAGATTATGCAGAAGAAAACAATCTCGCCGACGCAGAAAAATATTATAAATTATCTATTCGGAACAGTACCAAGAATAATTATCAGAAAGGCTTGTCCTATCTCAGAATGGCCGATTTAAACTTCAATAAACACAAGGATTTTCTCAAAGCCAAATCCTACTATGACAGTACGGTTAATACCCTTCCTAAAAATTACCCGGGTTACGCGCAGATCTTAAAAAAGAGTCAGAACCTGGAGTACATTACCAACAGATATGATGTTATTGCCTTTCAGGATACACTCCAGATGCTGGCCAAACTTCCGGAAGCTGACCGTATAGCCAAAATCAA
This portion of the Pedobacter lusitanus genome encodes:
- the atpG gene encoding ATP synthase F1 subunit gamma, which gives rise to MANLKEVRIRISSVQSTQQITKAMKMVSAAKLKRATNAIIQLRPYATKLKEILGNLSANLEGSSSPYIEEREPNKVLIVVVSSNRGLAGAFNMNVIKATNNLIAEKYSEQYKNGNVSIVAIGKKSQDFYEKRGYNVIGNNNEVYAALTFENVTKITDTIMAGFKNGEYDKVELVYNRFKNAAVQIVTTEQLLPLPQNEKTEETSQHQVDYILEPSKEEIVKELIPKSIKIQLFKAVLDSHASEHGARMTSMDKATENAGDLLKALKLSYNQARQAAITTELTEIVSGAAALNG
- a CDS encoding FkbM family methyltransferase, which produces MDNNISKLTLLNPGKLRTLLSLGFKGYLAENGWFKARETKSSVDQHGNPIPWVTYSFIDFIKDRISNQHDIFEFGCGNSTLFYAKNARSVTAVEHDKAWYERNANIKIPNVKMIYCELVRGGAYSKSAVTTNKKFNIIIVDGRDRVNCCKESVNSLTEDGVIVLDNSERPDYAEAFTFLKEKGFKHLPFSGMSPGVTTSNCTSVFYKSNNCLGI
- a CDS encoding 5'-nucleotidase, lipoprotein e(P4) family, translating into MTKFFFPVVLALILPFGLIAQTNPTAEAAKDYTIAVAWQQHSGEYRALSFQAYNFAKLSLQERLKGADTTKPSCVVVDIDETVLDNSPFQGHEIQKGLSYAAKDWSEWTGKAAADTVPGALGFLKYAQSQQVETFYITNRDQADYKATLTNLQRLGFPYADDAHLMVKQGTSDKEARRQKVLGQYNILLLCGDNLSDFSNVFYREGKNTKEEVDKAQQEFGNHFIVLPNPMYGDWEKLLYKGGHLSETERSKQRIEGLKSY
- a CDS encoding ABC transporter permease, with translation MNSKDLHSPAQRIWARFRRNKSAVGGLIFILLLLLMGILGYLITPDQTPMANTMHLQLSNKKPGRSFRFLVISHNPEFKKVNFLEKMLYGQEAEFKSIPITGYRIAGNQLFIKEYIGDDEEAAESSIPLPADHHKYLQEHIYQQTFWLGTDGYGRDLLSRLILGIRVSLSVGLLAVLISMSIGLSLGALAGYFGGMTDSVISWLMNVIWSLPSLLLVIAISFALGKGFWQIFIAVGLSTWVDVSRLVRGQVIALKEAEFVEAARALGFPTFRILTRHILPNIAGPVLVIASANFASAILLETGLSFLGFGAQPPMPSWGGMIKENYGYIVMDAAYLAILPGMAIMLTVYAFNLMAIGLSDAFKVKSPGTLV
- the ruvC gene encoding crossover junction endodeoxyribonuclease RuvC, whose protein sequence is MLAEKKERVIMGIDPGTAVMGYGVILEKGSKIELIAMGVVKMGHLDDHFLKLQRIFAKTVALVEQYKPDVMALEAPFYGKNIQVMLKLGRAQGICMAAALSRDVPITEYAPRKIKQSITGNGSAGKEQVAAMLQRLLNFKETPEFLDATDGLAVAVCHSFQRVSTTGSGKSYSGWDAFAKDNQKRVK
- a CDS encoding ribonuclease HII, coding for MLLNCFQQEFLEAGCDEAGRGCLAGPVYAAAVILPLDFNAGELNDSKKLTHKQRVALRFIIEKEAVAWAVASVDNHEIDEINILNASFLAMHRAIEQLKVKPEYLSIDGNRFKTYPDIPHSCIVKGDGKYLNIAAASILAKTHRDEYMDNLSAEFPVYQWQQNKGYPTKVHRSAALLHGLTPYHRKTFAISDPEIILVTDNAG
- a CDS encoding glycosyltransferase family 2 protein → MEILIVVSYLSAFLTLIYLLVVAGFIRGWHKLIPFKYKQTTGSTAVSIIVAARNEADNIHRTIEALLAQDYNKALTEIIFIDDHSTDSTAEIIRSYASSGVKLISLKEDRALNSYKKKAIQTAIGQSTGDLIITTDADCRMGTSWLKTIIAFYEEKQYKMISSPVAYDEEKSFFERAQSLEFLYLIGLGASTIGNKKPSTCNGANLAYEKAAFYEVGGFQGIDDLASGDDELLLHKIAARYDNRIGFLRSADAVVYTHAKPNLGEFLQQRKRWASKSTRYKNKSIIVLGVFIWFFNVSILLNLLVGLFFIGFLKIALIQLLLKIIVEFIFLLDVTKFAKRRSLMALLPVLNVLHILYIIYIGIAGNSGKYNWKGRMVK